A stretch of the Notamacropus eugenii isolate mMacEug1 chromosome 2, mMacEug1.pri_v2, whole genome shotgun sequence genome encodes the following:
- the TRMT11 gene encoding tRNA (guanine(10)-N(2))-methyltransferase homolog isoform X1, protein MALCNTLNRYLLLLAQEHLEFRLPEIKSLLSLFGGRFSSHQEIHGKSPFWILNIPSEDIARNLMKRTVCAKSIFELWGHGKSLEELYNSLKNYPVEKMAPFLHSGSTYKIKIHTFNKTLTQEEKVKRIDALEFLPFEGKVNLKDPQHVFSVLEDYGLDPNHIPEKPLNIYFGRWIADGQRELIESYSVKKRHFIGNTSMDAGLSFIMANHGKVKENDIVFDPFVGTGGLLIPSAHFGAYVCGTDIDYNTIHGLGKASRKNQKWRGPDENIKANLRQYGLEKYYLDVLVADASKPSWRKGLFFDAIITDPPYGIRESTRKTGSQKEIPKGIEKCPESHIPVSFNYHLSDMFVDLLNFAAETLVLGGRLVYWLPVYTPEYMEEIVPRHPCLKLISNCEQRLSSHTARRLITMEKVKDFEDQDQYSHLLDNQFLPYKGLNSFREKYFSGVTKRIAKEEKCSQE, encoded by the exons ATGGCGCTTTGCAACACGCTGAACCGATACTTGCTGCTGTTGGCGCAGGAGCACCTGGAGTTCCGGCTGCCG GAAATAAAGTCTTTACTTTCACTTTTTGGAGGTCGATTCAGCAGCCATCAGGAAATTCATGGAAAA TCTCCATTTTGGATTCTTAACATTCCTTCAGAAGATATTGCCAGAAATTTAATGAAACGGACAGTATGTGCAAA GTCTATATTTGAACTATGGGGCCATGGAAAATCTCTAGAAGAACTATACAATTCTCTAAAAAATTATCCCGTGGAAAAGATG gCTCCATTTCTACATTCAGGCAGTACATATAAGATAAAGATTCACACATTTAATAAAACATTAACGCAAGAAGAAAAAGTTAAGCGAATAGAT gcacTTGAATTTCTGCCGTTTGAAGGAAAGGTGAATTTAAAAGATCCACAGCATGTATTTTCTGTCCTGGAAGATTATGGCTTGGATCCAAACCATATCCCAGAGAAaccacttaatatttattttggtagATGG ATTGCAGATGGACAGAGGGAACTTATTGAGTCATACAGTGTAAAAAAGAGACATTTTATTGGAAACACAAGCATGGATGCTGGGTTATCATTCATCATGGCTAATCATGGGAAGGTGAAAGAAAATGACATTGTCTTTGATCCATTTGTTGGAACag gTGGCCTCTTGATACCCTCTGCTCATTTTGGGGCCTATGTATGTGGAACAGACATAGACTATAATACAATTCATGGACTGG GAAAGGCTAGTaggaaaaatcagaaatggaGAGGTCCGGATGAAAATATTAAGGCAAATCTTCGCCAGTATGGCTTAGAGAAATATTACCTTGATGTCCTCGTTGCAGATGCATCTAAGCCTTCCTGGAGGAAAGGATTGTTTTTTGATGCAATTATCACTGATC CTCCCTATGGTATCAGAGAATCTACTAGAAAAACTGGTTCACAGAAAGAAATACCgaaaggaatagaaaaatg CCCGGAAAGCCACATCCCTGTTTCTTTCAACTATCATCTGAGTGATATGTTTGTAGACCTTCTAAATTTTGCCGCAGAAACTCTTGTACTTGGTGGAAGACTAGTCTATTGGCTGCCAGTGTATACACCAGA atacaTGGAGGAGATAGTACCTCGCCATCCCTGCCTGAAACTCATTAGCAACTGTGAGCAGAGGCTTTCTAGTCATACAGCAAGGCGTTTGATAACAATGGAAAAGGTGAAAGACTTTGAG
- the TRMT11 gene encoding tRNA (guanine(10)-N(2))-methyltransferase homolog isoform X2 has product MALCNTLNRYLLLLAQEHLEFRLPEIKSLLSLFGGRFSSHQEIHGKSPFWILNIPSEDIARNLMKRTVCAKSIFELWGHGKSLEELYNSLKNYPVEKMAPFLHSGSTYKIKIHTFNKTLTQEEKVKRIDALEFLPFEGKVNLKDPQHVFSVLEDYGLDPNHIPEKPLNIYFGRWIADGQRELIESYSVKKRHFIGNTSMDAGLSFIMANHGKVKENDIVFDPFVGTGGLLIPSAHFGAYVCGTDIDYNTIHGLGKASRKNQKWRGPDENIKANLRQYGLEKYYLDVLVADASKPSWRKGLFFDAIITDPPYGIRESTRKTGSQKEIPKGIEKCPESHIPVSFNYHLSDMFVDLLNFAAETLVLGGRLVYWLPVYTPEYMEEIVPRHPCLKLISNCEQRLSSHTARRLITMEKVKDFEGRNLLSTKLTWMQGKIFHLFSSGSVAAVDEKNGTRTNILTS; this is encoded by the exons ATGGCGCTTTGCAACACGCTGAACCGATACTTGCTGCTGTTGGCGCAGGAGCACCTGGAGTTCCGGCTGCCG GAAATAAAGTCTTTACTTTCACTTTTTGGAGGTCGATTCAGCAGCCATCAGGAAATTCATGGAAAA TCTCCATTTTGGATTCTTAACATTCCTTCAGAAGATATTGCCAGAAATTTAATGAAACGGACAGTATGTGCAAA GTCTATATTTGAACTATGGGGCCATGGAAAATCTCTAGAAGAACTATACAATTCTCTAAAAAATTATCCCGTGGAAAAGATG gCTCCATTTCTACATTCAGGCAGTACATATAAGATAAAGATTCACACATTTAATAAAACATTAACGCAAGAAGAAAAAGTTAAGCGAATAGAT gcacTTGAATTTCTGCCGTTTGAAGGAAAGGTGAATTTAAAAGATCCACAGCATGTATTTTCTGTCCTGGAAGATTATGGCTTGGATCCAAACCATATCCCAGAGAAaccacttaatatttattttggtagATGG ATTGCAGATGGACAGAGGGAACTTATTGAGTCATACAGTGTAAAAAAGAGACATTTTATTGGAAACACAAGCATGGATGCTGGGTTATCATTCATCATGGCTAATCATGGGAAGGTGAAAGAAAATGACATTGTCTTTGATCCATTTGTTGGAACag gTGGCCTCTTGATACCCTCTGCTCATTTTGGGGCCTATGTATGTGGAACAGACATAGACTATAATACAATTCATGGACTGG GAAAGGCTAGTaggaaaaatcagaaatggaGAGGTCCGGATGAAAATATTAAGGCAAATCTTCGCCAGTATGGCTTAGAGAAATATTACCTTGATGTCCTCGTTGCAGATGCATCTAAGCCTTCCTGGAGGAAAGGATTGTTTTTTGATGCAATTATCACTGATC CTCCCTATGGTATCAGAGAATCTACTAGAAAAACTGGTTCACAGAAAGAAATACCgaaaggaatagaaaaatg CCCGGAAAGCCACATCCCTGTTTCTTTCAACTATCATCTGAGTGATATGTTTGTAGACCTTCTAAATTTTGCCGCAGAAACTCTTGTACTTGGTGGAAGACTAGTCTATTGGCTGCCAGTGTATACACCAGA atacaTGGAGGAGATAGTACCTCGCCATCCCTGCCTGAAACTCATTAGCAACTGTGAGCAGAGGCTTTCTAGTCATACAGCAAGGCGTTTGATAACAATGGAAAAGGTGAAAGACTTTGAG